In Actinoplanes sp. NBC_00393, a single genomic region encodes these proteins:
- a CDS encoding exo-beta-N-acetylmuramidase NamZ family protein, with protein sequence MKRRGLLTAGLAGGAALSMGAAKPQRRVQTGMDRLAASNWDALRGERIGVVSNPTGVDREYRHLVDRMHADGVTIGGVFGPEHGFRGSAQAGGSEGTGTDARTGLTVYDAYLATQAKWEQMFTAAGVRTVVFDIQDVGARFYTYIYTLYDSMAAAARLGLRYVVLDRPNPIGGRAYGPMMTDGFTSGVGRLKIVQQHGMTVGELARFYNGEFLSGAVKLEVITCRGWTGRLRAGDTDLPWVLPSPNMPTPDTAIVYPGTGMFEGVSSLSEGRGTTRPFELIGGPGFDYHWCDRVIALGLPGVEFREAYFTPTFNKFTNQLCAGIEVKVTDQAAFDPIRTAVGMLVEARKEAAFTWRLDSGTRYWIDLLTGSTRLRTMIDAGASTSEVVGAWAGELAAFEKQRRPYLLYPRYGS encoded by the coding sequence GTGAAGCGCCGTGGCCTGCTGACCGCGGGTCTGGCCGGCGGAGCCGCGCTCTCGATGGGCGCCGCGAAACCGCAGCGGCGTGTGCAGACCGGGATGGACCGGCTCGCCGCCTCGAACTGGGACGCGCTGCGCGGCGAGCGCATCGGCGTCGTCTCCAACCCGACCGGTGTGGACCGCGAGTACCGGCACCTGGTCGACCGGATGCACGCCGACGGCGTCACCATCGGCGGCGTCTTCGGGCCCGAGCACGGCTTCCGTGGCTCGGCGCAGGCCGGCGGCAGCGAGGGCACCGGCACCGACGCCCGTACCGGGCTGACCGTCTACGACGCCTACCTCGCCACGCAGGCCAAGTGGGAGCAGATGTTCACCGCGGCGGGCGTACGCACGGTGGTCTTCGACATCCAGGACGTCGGCGCCCGCTTCTACACCTACATCTACACGCTCTACGACTCGATGGCCGCCGCCGCCCGCCTCGGCCTGCGCTACGTGGTGCTGGACCGGCCGAATCCGATCGGCGGGCGCGCCTACGGGCCGATGATGACCGACGGCTTCACCTCCGGCGTGGGCCGGCTCAAGATCGTTCAGCAGCACGGCATGACCGTCGGTGAGCTGGCCCGGTTCTACAACGGCGAGTTCCTCTCCGGCGCCGTGAAGCTCGAGGTGATCACCTGTAGGGGCTGGACCGGGCGGCTGCGGGCCGGCGACACCGACCTGCCTTGGGTGCTGCCCAGCCCGAACATGCCCACCCCGGACACCGCGATCGTCTACCCCGGCACCGGCATGTTCGAAGGGGTGTCGTCGCTGTCCGAGGGTCGTGGCACCACCCGGCCGTTCGAGCTGATCGGCGGGCCGGGCTTCGACTACCACTGGTGCGACCGGGTGATCGCGCTCGGTCTGCCGGGGGTGGAGTTCCGGGAGGCGTACTTCACGCCGACCTTCAACAAGTTCACCAACCAACTGTGCGCCGGAATCGAGGTGAAGGTGACCGACCAGGCGGCCTTCGATCCGATCCGGACCGCGGTCGGAATGCTGGTGGAGGCCCGCAAAGAAGCGGCGTTCACCTGGCGTCTCGACAGCGGGACCCGGTACTGGATCGATCTGCTGACCGGATCCACCCGGCTACGCACGATGATCGATGCGGGGGCGTCGACCAGCGAGGTGGTCGGGGCGTGGGCCGGGGAGCTGGCCGCGTTCGAGAAACAGCGCCGGCCGTACCTGCTCTATCCACGGTACGGCTCGTGA
- a CDS encoding N-acetylglucosamine kinase, with the protein MSATFVVGVDAGATTTRCVVATVDGAVVGRGEAGGANRNSSGGEVSATLTVALSAALDGVDRTDVALGVLGAAGSAGAGRDAFRAAAATAWRDAGLTGEMVTVTDLEVAYAAGAAEPDGVLLLSGTGALAARFSGGVLRRRCDGYGWLLGDEGSAVWIGVRALRAALAALDGRGELTGLVGAASAHFETNGTEPEDLAQALLAAAFAVPPAALGRLAPAVSAAAEDGDPVAARICAEAATRLLHTYDSVGPPPDAVVVLAGSVLLRPGPVSRAVRTGLVSRTGAVPRMALNGAAGAAALAVGRLTGSPVAPVVHARLTGSPHEPYRG; encoded by the coding sequence ATGAGCGCGACGTTCGTGGTCGGCGTGGACGCGGGAGCGACGACCACCCGGTGTGTGGTGGCGACGGTCGACGGCGCCGTGGTCGGCCGGGGTGAGGCCGGTGGCGCCAACCGCAACAGCAGCGGCGGCGAGGTGAGCGCGACGCTCACGGTGGCACTCTCCGCGGCGTTGGACGGCGTTGATCGTACGGATGTGGCTCTCGGTGTTCTCGGTGCGGCCGGCTCGGCCGGGGCCGGGCGTGACGCGTTCCGTGCGGCCGCGGCAACGGCCTGGCGGGACGCCGGTTTGACCGGCGAAATGGTCACGGTGACTGATCTGGAGGTGGCCTACGCGGCCGGCGCGGCCGAGCCCGATGGGGTGCTGCTGCTGTCCGGAACCGGTGCGCTGGCCGCCCGCTTCAGCGGCGGAGTGCTCCGGCGACGTTGCGACGGGTACGGGTGGCTGCTCGGCGACGAAGGTTCCGCGGTGTGGATCGGAGTGCGTGCGTTGCGCGCTGCGCTGGCTGCGCTGGACGGCCGCGGCGAGTTGACCGGCCTGGTCGGCGCCGCAAGCGCCCATTTCGAAACCAACGGCACCGAGCCGGAAGACCTCGCGCAGGCCCTGCTCGCCGCAGCCTTCGCTGTTCCGCCGGCCGCGCTCGGCCGGCTTGCGCCCGCGGTGAGCGCCGCCGCCGAGGACGGCGACCCGGTGGCCGCCCGGATCTGCGCCGAGGCGGCCACCCGGCTGCTGCACACCTACGACAGCGTCGGGCCGCCACCCGACGCTGTCGTGGTGCTGGCCGGGTCGGTGTTGCTCCGGCCCGGTCCGGTCAGCAGGGCGGTGCGTACCGGCCTGGTGTCGCGTACCGGCGCGGTGCCCCGGATGGCGCTGAACGGCGCCGCCGGGGCGGCCGCGCTGGCCGTCGGCCGGCTCACCGGCTCCCCCGTGGCGCCGGTGGTGCACGCCCGGCTGACCGGCAGCCCTCACGAGCCGTACCGTGGATAG
- a CDS encoding MurR/RpiR family transcriptional regulator produces MTAETVVRARGLLPTLSPAEQRVAQVIIDEAATASRLTITDLAERAGSSETTVIRFCRAMGFAGYSELRLTLATEAGRASEAAAASDEPVGSDISESDDLAQVVKKIAFADARAVEETASQIDIAVLEQVVDLVAGARRVDIYGVGASAFVALDFQQKLFRIGRIAYAWSDTHLALTSAALLDERDVAFGISHTGTTTDTIDAFTEAKRHGARTVALTNFPKTPITRVADLVLTTAARETTFRSGAMASRLAQLTVIDCVFVGVAQRTYQQTRTNLDVTYAAIRGRRLGTERGRG; encoded by the coding sequence ATGACAGCCGAAACGGTGGTTCGAGCGCGGGGCCTGCTGCCGACGCTGTCTCCCGCTGAGCAGCGGGTGGCCCAGGTGATCATCGACGAGGCGGCCACCGCCTCCCGGCTCACCATCACCGACCTCGCCGAGCGGGCCGGCTCCAGCGAGACCACGGTGATCCGGTTCTGCCGGGCGATGGGCTTCGCCGGCTACTCCGAGCTGCGGCTGACCCTGGCCACCGAGGCGGGTCGCGCCTCCGAGGCCGCCGCCGCCTCGGACGAGCCGGTCGGCAGCGACATCAGCGAGAGCGACGACCTCGCCCAGGTGGTCAAGAAGATCGCCTTCGCCGACGCCCGGGCGGTCGAGGAGACCGCCTCGCAGATCGACATCGCGGTGCTGGAACAGGTCGTCGACCTGGTCGCCGGCGCCCGGCGCGTCGACATCTACGGGGTCGGCGCCAGCGCCTTCGTGGCGCTGGACTTCCAGCAGAAGCTCTTCCGGATCGGCCGCATCGCGTACGCGTGGAGCGACACCCACCTGGCCCTGACCAGCGCCGCCCTGCTCGACGAGCGCGACGTGGCGTTCGGGATCTCGCACACCGGCACGACCACCGACACCATCGACGCCTTCACCGAGGCCAAACGGCACGGCGCCCGTACCGTCGCGCTGACCAACTTCCCGAAGACGCCGATCACCCGGGTCGCCGACCTGGTGCTGACCACCGCCGCCCGGGAGACCACGTTCCGCTCCGGCGCGATGGCCAGCCGGCTCGCCCAGCTCACCGTCATCGACTGCGTGTTCGTCGGCGTCGCCCAGCGCACCTACCAGCAGACCCGCACCAACCTCGACGTCACCTACGCGGCGATCCGCGGACGCCGCCTCGGCACCGAGCGGGGTCGCGGGTGA
- the murQ gene encoding N-acetylmuramic acid 6-phosphate etherase, with translation MRPVDEVPLSRTEQRNPRSSTIDRMSTLELLSLINAEDCLVPVAVADVLPALAAAVELAVTALAAGHRVHYFGAGTSGRIAVLDAAELIPTFGLEPDRVVAHIAGGTSALTRPSEAAEDDETAGAAAAAEVSEGDLVVGVTASGRTPYVRAALSTARARGARTVLVSANPASPIAPAVDVHVAPDTGPEVLTGSTRMKAGTAQKLVLNAFSTATMVRLGRTYSNLMTDMLASNAKLRDRQLRILAEATGADLAQCRQALLSAGGDAKVAVVTLIAGASTEAAGQALVETEGHVHQALRLLDHRSPLRAGAEHPPD, from the coding sequence GTGAGGCCCGTCGACGAGGTCCCGCTGTCGCGGACCGAACAGCGCAACCCCCGCAGCTCGACCATCGACCGGATGTCCACCCTCGAACTGCTGAGCCTGATCAACGCCGAGGACTGCCTGGTCCCGGTCGCGGTCGCCGACGTGCTGCCGGCACTCGCCGCCGCCGTCGAACTGGCCGTGACCGCGCTCGCTGCCGGGCACCGCGTGCACTACTTCGGCGCGGGCACCTCCGGGCGGATCGCCGTGCTGGACGCGGCCGAGCTGATCCCCACCTTCGGCCTCGAACCCGACCGGGTGGTCGCACACATCGCGGGCGGGACGTCGGCGCTCACCCGGCCGTCCGAGGCAGCCGAGGACGACGAGACCGCCGGAGCGGCGGCTGCCGCCGAGGTCAGCGAGGGAGACCTGGTCGTCGGAGTCACGGCCAGCGGGCGTACGCCGTACGTCCGAGCTGCCCTGTCCACGGCCCGGGCCCGCGGCGCGCGCACTGTCCTGGTCTCCGCCAACCCCGCGTCCCCCATCGCCCCCGCGGTCGACGTCCACGTCGCGCCGGACACCGGCCCGGAAGTGCTGACCGGCTCCACCCGGATGAAGGCGGGGACCGCGCAGAAGCTGGTCCTCAACGCATTCTCGACGGCGACGATGGTGCGGCTGGGCCGCACCTATTCGAACCTGATGACCGACATGCTGGCCAGCAACGCCAAACTGCGCGACCGCCAGCTGCGCATCCTGGCCGAAGCCACCGGCGCCGATCTGGCCCAGTGCCGCCAGGCCCTGCTGTCCGCCGGCGGCGACGCCAAGGTCGCGGTGGTGACGCTGATCGCCGGCGCCAGCACCGAGGCGGCCGGCCAGGCCTTGGTCGAGACCGAAGGCCACGTCCACCAGGCGCTGCGGCTGCTGGATCACCGCTCGCCGCTCAGGGCCGGCGCAGAGCACCCCCCGGACTAG
- a CDS encoding YdeI/OmpD-associated family protein — MLVWGVGMAAFLATVGRRDHHRILAWIDEAKRPDTRTRRMEEAIALLLRDRIPHRP, encoded by the coding sequence ATGCTGGTGTGGGGCGTCGGCATGGCGGCATTCCTCGCCACCGTCGGCCGTCGCGATCACCACCGGATCCTCGCCTGGATCGACGAAGCGAAGCGGCCCGACACCCGGACCCGCCGCATGGAAGAAGCCATCGCGTTGCTGCTCCGAGACCGGATTCCGCACCGGCCGTAA
- a CDS encoding MOSC domain-containing protein, which translates to MQLVEIRRFPVKSMLGEAVPAADIGERGLAGDRLWAARDADGKFGSGKSTRRFRRMPGLFRLRAYAAEPAPVVEMPDGRSYSADDPAGHRAVSELLGRTVTLTPEASIPHHDEGPVSLLTTASLRALSQLSGGEPGGGEVNPLRFRTNLLIDGAGDGFPEDNWSGCRLRVGADVVLRIVRPLTRCVMIDMSQDGAVERNDLLKTLADHHEMTFGVMAAVEHPGRVAAGDLCTWA; encoded by the coding sequence GTGCAGCTTGTTGAGATCCGGCGCTTTCCGGTGAAGTCCATGCTTGGCGAGGCGGTGCCGGCCGCCGACATAGGTGAACGCGGCTTGGCTGGTGACCGGCTGTGGGCGGCACGCGACGCGGACGGCAAGTTCGGCAGCGGCAAGAGCACCCGGCGATTCCGGCGAATGCCGGGCCTCTTTCGCCTTCGGGCATACGCCGCAGAGCCGGCTCCTGTCGTCGAGATGCCTGATGGTCGCTCCTACTCCGCCGATGACCCCGCCGGGCATCGAGCAGTCAGTGAGCTCCTCGGCCGCACGGTGACGCTCACCCCGGAGGCATCCATCCCGCACCATGACGAGGGCCCCGTCAGCCTGCTCACCACGGCATCTCTGCGGGCGTTGTCCCAGCTCAGCGGCGGCGAACCCGGCGGCGGGGAGGTCAATCCTCTACGGTTCCGGACCAACCTGCTGATCGATGGTGCCGGGGATGGGTTTCCAGAGGACAACTGGTCAGGATGTCGGCTCCGCGTAGGTGCCGACGTTGTTCTGCGCATCGTCCGACCGCTCACCCGATGCGTGATGATCGACATGTCGCAGGATGGCGCGGTCGAGCGGAACGACCTGCTCAAGACCCTCGCCGACCATCATGAGATGACCTTCGGTGTCATGGCAGCCGTGGAACACCCGGGCCGAGTTGCCGCCGGCGATCTGTGTACGTGGGCATGA
- a CDS encoding alpha/beta hydrolase family protein has protein sequence MRRIGAIAAFALLVVAGCGTVPRAEAKAADSGPEVVTRVVQFARGPGRPLPTTLWYASGMTAGRHPIVLFSHGLNGLPEQFAPLATVWARAGYVVAAPTYPRTNANVKVDAGDIRRQPADAAYVLKQLLAGDLAPHLDGDRIAAVGFSAGGTTTLGLFRKGHSASLRAAVAISGRRPSSDFAGPAAPILFLHGDEDDVVPIEAGRAAFHAVPWPKQFVTIRGAGHGQFLNPGNPAYASTSARILRFLEEHVPAYR, from the coding sequence GTGCGGAGAATCGGGGCGATCGCGGCGTTCGCGCTGCTGGTGGTGGCGGGCTGCGGCACCGTCCCGCGGGCGGAGGCCAAGGCGGCCGATTCCGGTCCCGAGGTGGTGACCCGCGTCGTGCAGTTCGCCCGCGGTCCGGGTCGCCCACTGCCCACCACACTCTGGTACGCCAGTGGCATGACGGCCGGCCGGCACCCGATCGTCTTGTTCAGCCACGGTCTCAACGGCCTGCCCGAGCAGTTCGCGCCGCTGGCCACCGTGTGGGCCCGGGCCGGCTATGTGGTCGCCGCCCCCACCTACCCGCGCACCAACGCGAACGTGAAGGTCGACGCCGGTGACATCCGCCGCCAGCCGGCCGACGCGGCGTATGTGCTGAAGCAGCTGCTCGCCGGTGATCTGGCGCCGCATCTGGACGGCGACCGGATCGCCGCGGTCGGCTTCTCGGCCGGTGGTACTACCACACTCGGTCTGTTCCGCAAGGGACACTCGGCGTCGCTGCGAGCCGCCGTGGCGATCTCCGGGCGCCGGCCGTCCAGCGACTTCGCCGGCCCGGCCGCCCCGATCCTGTTCCTGCACGGCGACGAGGACGACGTGGTGCCGATCGAGGCGGGCCGGGCGGCGTTCCATGCGGTCCCGTGGCCCAAGCAGTTCGTCACGATCCGCGGGGCCGGGCACGGCCAGTTCCTGAACCCCGGCAACCCGGCTTACGCGTCGACGTCAGCGCGCATCCTGCGGTTCCTCGAGGAGCACGTGCCGGCCTACCGGTAA
- a CDS encoding putative bifunctional diguanylate cyclase/phosphodiesterase, which produces MRIPVKSEPVVAGAVPSWRLTRTVAVSGALVVLTAIWFAVGLARPTWPVFGWLPLLVVVPIAAAASWRAAGEGRTLWRYVSAGITLIGLGAACNAHDYFSGAQQGQHISGLTASVYSSGLAAILLGLLRIPGARRSRVEWLRFGLDIATVIVTVLTLCWHLVFHRWESWLSDGLNGAITVLIVVVAGFICVFAFVKVAFTGTGLIDRRALHLLALTGAVGAGGGSLAPLIADRPYLNTAHVLLPGVCLCLCLAADRQMRATQAGRPAPRAVSRRPSVMPYAAVAATGGLLLYSTVTDTPDLMAIAVGSVSVTLLVAARQLVALRDNALLLENLDARQRELAHQATHDALTGLPNRTVLVREITAALADGPASVSVALIDLDDFKEINDDLGHAVGDALLIAVAERLSGQLPAGAVVARLGGDEYALILRNGDHGAALDAIAAALRLPVCAAGHELVVEASLGLAPARADDTADELLRRADVAMYEAKGLGKGRRVAYSAEMDQRTAEQSRLAADLRIALDTDQLQLVYQPIVALPDGDLYGVEALVRWTHPERGPIGPAVFIPIAERTGQIVPLGAWILEQACRQAATWLSKLGHAAPQTVTVNVSARQLREAGFAGEVAAVLHRTGLPPHVLTVEVTETAVFDGGAALTELRAIAALGVNIALDDFGTGHSSLGLLRTCPADVLKVDKSFVDDITEGGQHAVVVAALIGICDGLRLRAVAEGVETAEQARELHRLGYRYAQGYHYARPMSAEAVAAYRPPLLAELLR; this is translated from the coding sequence ATGAGGATCCCCGTGAAGTCCGAGCCGGTCGTAGCCGGGGCAGTTCCGTCGTGGCGGCTGACCCGTACCGTCGCTGTGTCCGGCGCCCTTGTCGTGCTCACCGCGATCTGGTTCGCGGTCGGCCTGGCCCGGCCCACCTGGCCGGTGTTCGGCTGGCTGCCGTTGCTGGTCGTGGTGCCGATCGCGGCGGCCGCCTCCTGGCGGGCCGCCGGTGAGGGCCGCACGCTGTGGCGGTACGTGTCGGCCGGCATCACGCTGATCGGCCTCGGCGCCGCCTGCAACGCCCACGACTACTTCAGCGGCGCGCAGCAGGGCCAGCACATCAGTGGCCTGACCGCCTCGGTGTACAGCTCCGGTCTGGCCGCCATCCTGCTCGGGCTGCTGCGGATTCCCGGCGCCCGCCGGTCGCGGGTCGAGTGGCTGCGGTTCGGCCTGGACATCGCCACCGTGATCGTCACCGTGCTGACGCTGTGCTGGCATCTGGTCTTCCACCGCTGGGAGAGCTGGCTGAGCGACGGCCTCAACGGCGCGATCACCGTGCTGATCGTCGTCGTGGCCGGTTTCATCTGCGTCTTCGCGTTCGTCAAGGTGGCCTTCACCGGCACCGGGCTGATCGACCGGCGTGCGCTGCACCTGCTGGCGCTGACCGGCGCGGTCGGCGCGGGCGGCGGGTCGCTGGCGCCGCTGATCGCCGACCGCCCGTACCTCAACACCGCCCACGTGCTGCTGCCCGGCGTCTGCCTGTGCCTGTGCCTCGCCGCCGACCGCCAAATGCGGGCCACCCAGGCCGGGCGCCCCGCCCCGCGCGCGGTCTCGCGGCGGCCGAGCGTCATGCCGTACGCGGCGGTCGCTGCCACCGGCGGCCTGCTGCTCTACAGCACCGTGACCGACACCCCGGACCTGATGGCGATCGCCGTCGGCTCGGTCTCGGTGACGCTGCTGGTGGCGGCGCGCCAGCTGGTCGCGCTGCGGGACAACGCGCTGCTGCTGGAGAACCTCGACGCCCGTCAGCGGGAACTGGCACATCAGGCGACCCATGACGCGCTGACCGGCCTGCCGAACCGAACCGTGCTGGTCCGCGAGATCACCGCCGCGCTGGCGGACGGCCCGGCCTCGGTCAGCGTCGCGCTGATCGACCTGGACGACTTCAAGGAGATCAACGACGACCTGGGGCACGCGGTCGGCGACGCGCTGCTGATTGCGGTCGCCGAAAGGCTCTCCGGGCAGCTGCCGGCCGGGGCTGTGGTCGCCCGGCTGGGCGGGGACGAGTACGCGCTGATACTGCGAAACGGCGACCACGGCGCGGCGCTGGACGCGATCGCCGCCGCGCTGCGGCTGCCGGTGTGCGCCGCCGGTCACGAGCTGGTGGTCGAGGCAAGCCTCGGACTGGCCCCGGCGCGCGCCGACGACACCGCCGACGAACTGCTGCGCCGCGCCGACGTGGCGATGTACGAGGCCAAAGGGCTGGGCAAGGGACGGCGGGTGGCGTACTCCGCGGAGATGGACCAGCGCACCGCCGAGCAGTCCCGGCTGGCCGCGGACCTGCGGATCGCCCTCGACACCGACCAGCTGCAGCTCGTCTACCAGCCGATCGTGGCGCTGCCCGACGGCGACCTGTACGGCGTGGAGGCGCTGGTCCGCTGGACCCACCCGGAACGCGGTCCGATCGGCCCGGCCGTGTTCATCCCGATCGCCGAACGCACCGGCCAGATCGTCCCGCTGGGCGCCTGGATCCTGGAGCAGGCGTGCCGGCAGGCCGCGACCTGGCTGTCGAAACTCGGCCACGCCGCCCCGCAGACGGTCACGGTCAACGTGTCGGCCCGTCAGCTGCGCGAGGCCGGTTTCGCCGGTGAGGTCGCCGCGGTGCTGCACCGCACCGGTCTGCCGCCGCACGTGCTGACCGTCGAGGTCACCGAGACCGCGGTGTTCGACGGCGGGGCGGCGCTGACCGAGTTGCGGGCGATCGCCGCGCTCGGCGTGAACATCGCGCTGGACGACTTCGGCACCGGGCACTCCTCGCTCGGTCTGCTGCGCACCTGCCCGGCCGACGTCCTCAAGGTGGACAAGTCGTTCGTCGACGACATCACCGAGGGCGGCCAGCACGCGGTGGTGGTGGCAGCCCTGATCGGCATCTGCGACGGGCTGCGACTGCGCGCGGTCGCCGAGGGGGTGGAGACCGCTGAGCAGGCCAGGGAGCTGCACCGGCTCGGCTACCGGTACGCCCAGGGCTACCACTACGCACGGCCGATGTCCGCCGAGGCGGTTGCGGCGTACCGTCCGCCGCTGCTCGCCGAGCTTTTGCGCTGA
- a CDS encoding FUSC family protein yields the protein MLLSLAAPLLTPTAIVFVGLALCALAAALLSRKVRPAAETAFQAMVDRLRPHLPARLRRTVRRCLHRIDPATCRSVLVTGAAAGIAWTAAETLDMVGPVTAAISATLSVQMSSHASLREGAQRLIGTLAGIALTVVVWGAFGLTFWTIAVIAACGLAAGRLLRLGDSAVMVPLTSMGVLVAGSTVTEAFVWERVAATALGILVGVILSPLVGGMTPLERARHQLSQLSTEIARLLKALGTGAGGGYSRDQAAQWLARSRELGEDLDDARDAVDEVARQARWSLTTAATQVRTLHQTLRALEHGVHQVNSVARSMYDAAATPHVPGVPQHVGQVLAAASDAFAAHATLAADPRADAAQDTGNLTELLENLREARQRTVRKVRTEVDDTGVLVLTGSIITDVDRMTGTLSRSAPALAVGERDLEPGIPAVSEVLPAVRRAWERRRDRSLMTAGRP from the coding sequence TTGCTGCTCTCCCTCGCCGCTCCCCTGCTGACGCCGACCGCCATCGTCTTCGTGGGCCTCGCGCTGTGCGCGCTGGCCGCGGCACTGCTGAGCCGCAAGGTCCGGCCTGCGGCCGAAACGGCCTTCCAGGCCATGGTTGACCGGTTGCGGCCGCATCTCCCGGCCCGACTGCGACGCACGGTACGCCGGTGCCTGCACCGCATCGACCCGGCCACCTGCCGGTCGGTGCTGGTCACCGGCGCAGCCGCCGGCATCGCCTGGACCGCCGCCGAAACCCTCGACATGGTCGGCCCGGTCACCGCGGCGATCTCCGCCACCCTGTCGGTGCAGATGAGCTCGCATGCCTCGCTGCGCGAAGGCGCACAACGCCTGATCGGTACGCTCGCCGGCATCGCCCTGACCGTGGTCGTCTGGGGCGCGTTCGGCCTCACGTTCTGGACGATCGCCGTCATCGCCGCCTGCGGGCTCGCCGCCGGCCGGCTGCTGCGCCTCGGCGACAGCGCCGTCATGGTGCCGCTGACCTCGATGGGCGTTCTGGTCGCCGGCAGCACCGTCACCGAGGCGTTCGTCTGGGAACGCGTCGCCGCCACCGCCCTCGGCATCCTCGTCGGCGTCATCCTGTCCCCGCTCGTCGGCGGCATGACCCCGCTGGAACGCGCCCGGCACCAGCTCTCGCAACTGTCGACCGAGATCGCCCGCCTGCTCAAGGCACTCGGCACCGGCGCCGGCGGCGGCTACAGCCGCGACCAGGCCGCGCAGTGGCTGGCCCGCTCCCGCGAACTCGGCGAAGACCTCGACGACGCTCGCGACGCCGTCGACGAGGTGGCCCGGCAGGCACGCTGGTCCCTGACCACCGCGGCCACGCAGGTGCGCACCCTGCACCAGACGCTGCGGGCCCTGGAACACGGCGTCCACCAGGTCAACTCGGTCGCCCGCTCGATGTACGACGCCGCCGCGACCCCGCACGTCCCCGGCGTGCCCCAGCACGTCGGCCAGGTCCTCGCCGCCGCCTCCGACGCGTTCGCGGCCCACGCCACCCTGGCAGCCGACCCGCGGGCCGACGCCGCCCAGGACACCGGCAACCTGACTGAGCTGCTGGAAAACCTGCGCGAGGCCCGCCAGCGAACCGTCCGTAAGGTCCGCACGGAGGTCGACGACACCGGCGTACTGGTCCTGACCGGCTCGATCATCACCGACGTCGACCGGATGACGGGCACGCTGTCCCGCTCGGCGCCGGCCCTGGCCGTGGGCGAGCGGGACCTGGAGCCCGGCATTCCGGCGGTCTCCGAGGTCCTGCCAGCCGTCCGCCGCGCCTGGGAGAGGCGCCGTGACCGCTCGCTGATGACTGCGGGGCGGCCGTGA
- a CDS encoding glycoside hydrolase family 43 protein produces MTISRKLFKLGVCALVGALAFSPALSTAEPAEAARTSLRAADPSVLRIGSTYIGVQSLGGGIAVRQASSPDGLAAAAARQVWSDTGNLGEVWAPEIHYDGGRFYIYFTAGRGAAHRMYVISSATAGAGYTSATRMALPDDKWAIDGTMFVFNGQRWFVWSGWAGDTNIEQNLYIARMTSPTTTTGARYVISQPRESWERVVGNPFINEGPEAIRDPNGQLHIVYSANGSWSDQYCLADLRLRAGGNPTYVWDWYKSNGCLFGSNRATMMPGWDPTLYANGPGHHTFVLLNGDIATSPPAGPRFPLMYHAVPKGTPYAWENRYWYSGTFAWWGNTTYRRANVPGATTDTGFSLKFFE; encoded by the coding sequence ATGACCATCTCACGCAAGCTCTTCAAACTCGGCGTATGCGCGCTGGTCGGCGCACTCGCCTTCAGCCCGGCGCTGTCCACCGCCGAACCGGCCGAGGCAGCCCGTACCAGCCTGCGGGCCGCCGACCCGAGCGTGTTGCGCATCGGCAGTACCTACATCGGGGTGCAGTCGCTCGGTGGGGGCATCGCCGTCCGGCAGGCGTCGTCGCCGGACGGGCTCGCAGCCGCGGCCGCCCGGCAGGTCTGGTCGGACACCGGCAACCTCGGCGAGGTCTGGGCGCCGGAGATCCACTACGACGGCGGCCGCTTCTACATCTACTTCACCGCGGGCCGCGGCGCCGCCCACCGGATGTACGTGATCAGCTCCGCGACCGCCGGCGCGGGCTACACATCCGCGACCCGCATGGCGCTGCCCGACGACAAGTGGGCCATCGACGGCACGATGTTCGTCTTCAACGGCCAGCGCTGGTTCGTCTGGTCGGGCTGGGCCGGCGACACCAACATCGAACAGAACCTCTACATCGCCCGCATGACCAGCCCGACCACCACCACCGGCGCGCGCTACGTGATCTCCCAGCCGCGCGAGTCCTGGGAGCGGGTAGTCGGCAACCCGTTCATCAACGAGGGCCCCGAGGCGATCCGCGACCCCAACGGCCAGCTGCACATCGTCTACTCCGCCAATGGCAGTTGGAGCGACCAGTACTGCCTGGCCGACCTGCGCCTGCGCGCCGGCGGCAATCCCACCTACGTCTGGGACTGGTACAAGTCCAATGGCTGCCTGTTCGGCTCCAACCGGGCCACGATGATGCCCGGCTGGGACCCCACCCTGTACGCCAACGGCCCCGGCCACCACACGTTCGTCCTGCTCAACGGCGACATCGCCACCAGCCCGCCGGCCGGCCCGCGCTTCCCGCTGATGTATCACGCCGTCCCGAAGGGCACCCCGTACGCCTGGGAGAACCGCTACTGGTACTCGGGCACGTTCGCCTGGTGGGGCAACACCACGTACCGGCGCGCCAACGTCCCCGGCGCAACCACCGACACCGGCTTCAGCCTCAAGTTCTTCGAGTGA